GTGACATTGCCTCTAGTAAGAGCAGATTTCTCTTACATCAATCGGGTTCCCATAATCCGTTGAAGAATCGACGATAATCCAAGTCCTGACAGCAGATAAAATCCCCAGAATGTCATTCCAAATCCTGCAGATGTTGGAAAACCGATCCACCCAACAAGGAATGGTAGCACCTTGTGAACGCTGAAGGGCAATACTGCAACGATTAGATCTCCTTCCGGGCCACTATAGAACCCACGTAGTATCCCGAAGAATAGGGCAAATGGGATGAAGAAGAAGAGCGAGGGCTTACAACGCTCAGAAAGCATCTCACGCTGAATTTTTTCTATATATCCCCGTTTTCGCTCCAACTTCTTGAGCATCTTTTCATCCTGACTTTCTTCTGCTTTCTTTTGGAGTTCTTGGAATTCCTTGATTTGTTTCTGATGCCGCTTCAATGTCCGCATATCTGCAAAACGCTTCATTGCAAGATTGCTGATGCTTGATATTGTCACTGATACAAAAACCACAAACAGGGCCGAAAGGGGTGGTTCCCTGAAAATGGCGAATGTGGCAGTAAACCAATTCATGAAATCTGCGATTAGGTTCTGCATCTCTAGTTACTCCATTACTGTTTCTGCAAGTTTTGCAGTTGCTAACTCTGCTTTACCTTGCCGGTTCTTGATGATTCTTACAGTTGCACCTGTTAAGGTACCAGCCGCTGCTGCTGCGGCCCTACACATCTCTTGATGTGTTCTAATTTCGGTGGCCAGCTGCACGTCTCTATTACGGGTTTCATCTTGGGAACGCCTACTGGCGATATTTTCAGGCTCTGCTTCAACGAGTACGATGGTCTTTGGCATAATAGCCTTGATAACCCACTCCGGAAGACCAATTAGGAATCCATTGGGTGTCTCTATCAGGGTGTGAGTATCAACAATAACCCGCGACGCTTCTGCTTTCTTTGCAATGGATTCTCCTGCCAATCGTTGAATTTCCCGTTGTTTACTCGTAGGCAGTTTTCGCATTTCATCTCGATTGGTTACAAGACCTCGTTCTGAAGCCACCTCAAACATCTCTGTACCGAAATTGATAACCTTGACTTCTTCACCGTGTTCTGTGTCGACGGATTCGACCGCACCATCAATGACTGTGGTCTTGCCAACGCCTGGAATTCCTGTTGCTATTACGACATTTCTTGCATCGTTCATATCCATGGTCACCTGTCGTATCGTATTGGCTCATCAACTATCCGGCTTTTAATAGTTCCTTCCCTCGTACATGAATCGAATCATTACTGTCTTTTGTATATTGAGGATTGTTGGCATTCTTTTACTGGAGGGGGCCACCCCTCCAGATCAGATTTCGCACAATAGGATGACTAGAGAATACCAAGTAAGCCCTCGACGCCTTCACCGCCCATGGCAGAGAGTTGCTCCTTGGCGATTTGCTCGTAGTATTGCTTGATGATGGATACCATAAGCAGAATTCCAGTTCCGCTTGCTAGCGCTCCTAGAACATCTGCAGCGGCTGCTAGGCAACCAATGACGACTCCACCGAGTCCAGCTACTACTGGGATATATCTTTGCAACAGTCTTTCAAGGACTTTCTCGCTTCTTCTGAAGCCCGGAACAATGTATCCCGAATTCAGGAGCTGGCGAGACACATCCCGTGGAGATATTCCTGAAATCTCGACCCATATCGTGCTGAACCCCCAACAAAGGAGCACCATTAGAACGGCGTATACGATGATGTGTACAAACCCATCGAACCCCTCATTTATGATACTGAACAATCCCTGCGGCGGCGTTATGTACTTGGCTAAACCTCCATCCGCTATTAGCCGCGTGCTGTTCGGATCCTGTTTAAAGGTGCCTATGAGATTGAGGAATGGATTGTTGCCTTCACTGTTGAAGTTAGTGAATATGATTTGTCCAAAGAAGAGGATGTTTGCGTACAGGGCCTGTGACAGGATTACTGGAATATTCGAGGTATACAGTAGTTTGATGGGATATCTTGCTTTCATTCCTCGATATTTGGCATATTGAAGGGGTATTTCTACACGAACAGATTCCAACCAAATGACCACAAAGAAAATTCCAAAGGTCACAACCAGTGACATAATGCTCGGATTGAATCCATTACGAACAAGGAACCAGCCCAAGTTCACGACGGGGCCTTGGTCAGAACCAATCCCAATCCATCGTAGGAAATTGGAGAGTAGTGCTGATATTATTCCCTTTGGTAGATTCGTAGGGTCTCCTTGGGGTACCGTTTCCACTTCGGTAATGTTAAACATGTTGAAGATGACTTGTCCAGCAACATTGGTCATGATAAAAAGTGAAACGCCAGAACCAAGTCCCCAACCCTTCTGTACAAGTTCGTCCATAAGGATGACAACAACACCAGCAACGAAGAGCTGTAAGAACACGAAAACTTGATTGTTTGGGGACAGTTCTCCATATGCTCCACCGAAGATGTATGCGAGGGCTTGGAATGCTGTCATGAACATGGCCAGCACTTTCTGTCCCCCTGTGAAGAGGGCTCGCTCCTCCGGATTTCCGTAATCAACATCGATGATTTTCGATCCTGATAGGAGTTGCATAACAAGTCCTGCAGTGACTATGGGTCCTATCCCCAGTTCCATGAGCGTACCGCGTGAGCTAGCTAGGATTACTCTCATTGCCCATAGATAGTCTGTACCGGTCTGCGGGTCAACCCCGTATAACGGCATGTGCGACATTACGAGAAAGACTATGAGCACCAAGAGAGTCCATATCGCTTTTTCTCTAAACGACACTTCTCGATCTGGTGCCTTCACCTGCGGCATGATTCGCACGAAAGGCGAAAGCAGTCTAAGGAACGTAGACGTCACAATAGGATTCCTCCTGCAGGTTATTGTGCGTCCACCTTGATTGTGCCTTTAAACATATTGATGGATGAAGGCCTATTCTACTCCAGGAAACCCAAAAATACCACGATTTGAACATTTAGCAGAAAGGTATGTTAGATCTAGGGAGTCTTGCTAGATGCTATATCAAGGAATTAGAGTAATCTACAGAGACGAGCTCAGGTGATTAACGGTCTATAGAGTGCAGTTCATAATATATCACAATCCTGATCGGGACAGAGAACTCCCTGCTTCCGGTATGTATTGTTCTACGAGAATTTCATTTCACAGAGTGATTCGTCTTCTATCTACGGAAAAAAAGGGGGGGGGGATATACTCAGAAAAGAAACGAGGTGAGGAGGTTCAATCCTCTATTAGATCGATTGTACCGCCTTCCTCGGTGATTTTCCTCTTGGCACTATCTGAAATGTCCTCAACGCCTCGGAGATCAAGTTTTCGTGTAACTCTGCCTGCACCGAGCACCTTGTCGATTCCCATTTCGGAAACATCAATTTCATACCGTTCGCCGTTCTTCTCAGCAAGACCTTGCTCAACGAGCTGGTTTGCGCGCATATCGATATCTCGGACATTAAGCACACTGATGTCTTCAACAACCCGCTGTGGCCTTGTGAAACCATGCTTTCCAAAATAGTGGGGGTCTTGAGCTACTACCTTTTGATAGTGGTGCTTCTTGGATCCTGCTGCACCCTTACCGCCACGCTGACCTGATTTCCTGTGACCTTTCGTGAACCCGTATCCTGAACCTCGTCGTCCACGGGTTTTATTGATTTTCTTCTTCTTTCGATTAGCCATTCTTGTGCCTCCTCTATGCTTTCTTCAATCGGATTTCTAGGACACCGTTTCTGATGGAAGAGCTTGCATCTTCTTTTTTCACTTTGCCAGGCAACTCGACTTCTTTGTGATATGGTTTTGCCGGGTTATCGACGCGTATCTCAAGGCGTTGTCCTTTGACACGGACCTTAATGTCGTCCTTGTCTACACCTGGTAATTCTGCCACGACGATAATTTCATCGTCTTCTTCAACAACATCAACCAGCGGTTCATATTGACCGGCCCTGGGACTTCCCTTCTCCTGGAAATCAGTATTACCGAATCTCTTGATGACTGGTTGTCCATCTGGACCGACGCTCATTGAGAATCCAAAGACAAATGGATTGGTTCTTCCTTGTTGTTTGATGAATTCGTTGAGTGATTTTCTGTCTAGTGTACCCTCCTCTCTCATCTGTCTCATCATGCGCTCCATCATCTTATCAATATCTGCGAAGAACCCTTCTGGTAGGAACTCACCAAACCACTTACGTAGTTCCTTGCGTGGGTCCTCATCATCGTCATCATAATACCAAGACATAATCTTTCACCTCTTTTGCTTCACTATATCATTCTCTTGGCAAGGTTATTAATGTCAGGACCGCGGTATCCGAGTACTCCACCTTTCTTGATTGGGTCACTGATTTTTCCGCGATACCCTCCGCTTGGTGGACTCAGTCTGAATAATGGTTTGAGCCCTTCAACGTCTGACAGTTTGGCCTCGCCAGCTGCGAGTGACTCTGAGAATTCCTTCATAGATGTATACTCAGAATGCTCTTTGACGTATTCATCGCTTAGCCTTCTGTTTCCAGAAAGGCGACCACGTTTACTAACAAGTATCTCTGCGATATCAGAGTCTATTTCACCCCACGTGACATAATCCTTTACTCTATTGATCATGCCTCTCATAGATTGAGTGTTCTTCACGACTATGGCGCTATGATTTCGTCCTAGTCGTAGCTTCTTCAGGGCATCCTCAATTTGGGGTCTAACTCTTACATTGCCGCGTGTTCGGATGACCAGTAACATTTTTCCTTCATTACTCATTCTGTAACAACCCCTGTTCGTCTGCCCCATTCCTGGGGTGGAAGCATCTTGTAAGTTTGCTGCAGTGCGTCAACAAATGCTTTGGCGAAGTTACCGGAAATCCTTGATCTTCCTCGACGCTCTGACCAAACATCTTCAACACCAGCTATACTAAGAACTGTTTTTCCCACATCTGCTGTGACAAGTCCTGTTCCCTTTGGGGCTGGTTTGAGAGTTACACGTACTGAACCCGATTTTCCTGTGACCTCGAATGGAATGCTATGAGGATCATCACAGCGACATTCCCACGACCCACAGCCTCTCCTGAATAGGGTCAGGTTAAGTTTGGCCCTTGCCTCGGCTGCTCGAATGGCCGGAACAAACTCTCCAGCCTTCCCCGTACCTATTCCGATTATTCCTTCTTCATTACCAACAACAACACTGATTCTGAAGCTCCGTTGTTGGCCGCTGTCTGACTGTCTGCGCACAACAGTTACGTCTACAATTTCC
This portion of the Candidatus Thorarchaeota archaeon genome encodes:
- a CDS encoding DUF106 domain-containing protein, encoding MQNLIADFMNWFTATFAIFREPPLSALFVVFVSVTISSISNLAMKRFADMRTLKRHQKQIKEFQELQKKAEESQDEKMLKKLERKRGYIEKIQREMLSERCKPSLFFFIPFALFFGILRGFYSGPEGDLIVAVLPFSVHKVLPFLVGWIGFPTSAGFGMTFWGFYLLSGLGLSSILQRIMGTRLM
- a CDS encoding adenylate kinase, with the translated sequence MNDARNVVIATGIPGVGKTTVIDGAVESVDTEHGEEVKVINFGTEMFEVASERGLVTNRDEMRKLPTSKQREIQRLAGESIAKKAEASRVIVDTHTLIETPNGFLIGLPEWVIKAIMPKTIVLVEAEPENIASRRSQDETRNRDVQLATEIRTHQEMCRAAAAAAGTLTGATVRIIKNRQGKAELATAKLAETVME
- the secY gene encoding preprotein translocase subunit SecY gives rise to the protein MTSTFLRLLSPFVRIMPQVKAPDREVSFREKAIWTLLVLIVFLVMSHMPLYGVDPQTGTDYLWAMRVILASSRGTLMELGIGPIVTAGLVMQLLSGSKIIDVDYGNPEERALFTGGQKVLAMFMTAFQALAYIFGGAYGELSPNNQVFVFLQLFVAGVVVILMDELVQKGWGLGSGVSLFIMTNVAGQVIFNMFNITEVETVPQGDPTNLPKGIISALLSNFLRWIGIGSDQGPVVNLGWFLVRNGFNPSIMSLVVTFGIFFVVIWLESVRVEIPLQYAKYRGMKARYPIKLLYTSNIPVILSQALYANILFFGQIIFTNFNSEGNNPFLNLIGTFKQDPNSTRLIADGGLAKYITPPQGLFSIINEGFDGFVHIIVYAVLMVLLCWGFSTIWVEISGISPRDVSRQLLNSGYIVPGFRRSEKVLERLLQRYIPVVAGLGGVVIGCLAAAADVLGALASGTGILLMVSIIKQYYEQIAKEQLSAMGGEGVEGLLGIL
- a CDS encoding uL15 family ribosomal protein, with translation MANRKKKKINKTRGRRGSGYGFTKGHRKSGQRGGKGAAGSKKHHYQKVVAQDPHYFGKHGFTRPQRVVEDISVLNVRDIDMRANQLVEQGLAEKNGERYEIDVSEMGIDKVLGAGRVTRKLDLRGVEDISDSAKRKITEEGGTIDLIED
- a CDS encoding Hsp20/alpha crystallin family protein, whose protein sequence is MSWYYDDDDEDPRKELRKWFGEFLPEGFFADIDKMMERMMRQMREEGTLDRKSLNEFIKQQGRTNPFVFGFSMSVGPDGQPVIKRFGNTDFQEKGSPRAGQYEPLVDVVEEDDEIIVVAELPGVDKDDIKVRVKGQRLEIRVDNPAKPYHKEVELPGKVKKEDASSSIRNGVLEIRLKKA
- a CDS encoding 50S ribosomal protein L30, with product MLLVIRTRGNVRVRPQIEDALKKLRLGRNHSAIVVKNTQSMRGMINRVKDYVTWGEIDSDIAEILVSKRGRLSGNRRLSDEYVKEHSEYTSMKEFSESLAAGEAKLSDVEGLKPLFRLSPPSGGYRGKISDPIKKGGVLGYRGPDINNLAKRMI
- a CDS encoding 30S ribosomal protein S5 — its product is MSRNRDSLEDWVPKTRLGRLVKEGHINSLEEIVENNYTIREPEIADMLFPNLRQEIVDVTVVRRQSDSGQQRSFRISVVVGNEEGIIGIGTGKAGEFVPAIRAAEARAKLNLTLFRRGCGSWECRCDDPHSIPFEVTGKSGSVRVTLKPAPKGTGLVTADVGKTVLSIAGVEDVWSERRGRSRISGNFAKAFVDALQQTYKMLPPQEWGRRTGVVTE